In Paenibacillus sp. BIC5C1, a genomic segment contains:
- the tsaE gene encoding tRNA (adenosine(37)-N6)-threonylcarbamoyltransferase complex ATPase subunit type 1 TsaE produces the protein MNQTHEQWVYHSHGIADTEVLASALAEQAIAGMVIALDGDLGAGKTAFSQKFAWHLGVREVVNSPTFTLIKEYEGRLPLYHMDVYRISLEEADELGLDEYFYGTGISLVEWSSIIPELLPQEHLHVQIETTGPEDRTITLDGYGETYAAMCRQFRQNGVK, from the coding sequence TTGAATCAGACGCATGAGCAGTGGGTGTATCACTCCCATGGCATTGCAGATACAGAAGTACTCGCGTCCGCACTCGCTGAACAGGCAATCGCCGGCATGGTGATTGCACTAGACGGTGATTTGGGCGCGGGCAAAACGGCATTTTCGCAAAAGTTTGCCTGGCATTTGGGTGTACGTGAAGTGGTTAATAGCCCCACGTTTACATTAATTAAGGAATACGAAGGGCGTCTGCCCTTGTATCACATGGATGTGTACCGCATATCGCTGGAAGAAGCGGACGAGCTTGGACTGGATGAGTATTTCTATGGTACCGGAATCAGTCTGGTGGAATGGTCCAGCATCATTCCGGAATTGCTGCCGCAGGAACACCTGCATGTGCAGATCGAGACGACGGGTCCAGAGGATCGAACGATTACGCTGGATGGGTATGGCGAGACTTATGCTGCCATGTGCCGACAGTTCAGACAGAATGGAGTCAAATGA
- a CDS encoding Ku protein — MHTVWKGAISFGLVHVPVKMFSATEDKDISMRYIHKVCGSPLAYVRKCPSCEVEVQWEEITKGYEYEKGKFVLFEKDELEALNDSSSKTITILDFVDLTEIDPIYFQKTYYLSPDQAGGNAYQLLMTAMRDTGKIGIAKISIRSKSSLAAIRVLDDCLSMETIFYPDEIRPVSQVPNLPEVLNVNEKELTMAKLLIDQLSTPFEPGKYTDDYRAKLLDLINHKVAGEEIKIAPAKPEANVMDLMAALQASIEAVKPIPTDPGTTTAKPKKRAPKKTSVQAVAGGETESPAPAKRKKAAPKPKA; from the coding sequence ATGCATACGGTCTGGAAAGGTGCCATTAGCTTTGGTCTGGTTCATGTTCCTGTCAAAATGTTTTCGGCTACCGAAGACAAAGACATCTCCATGCGTTACATTCACAAAGTCTGCGGCAGTCCACTTGCTTATGTACGTAAATGCCCTTCCTGTGAAGTTGAGGTTCAATGGGAAGAGATCACCAAAGGATATGAATATGAGAAAGGCAAATTCGTCTTGTTCGAAAAGGACGAGCTTGAAGCGTTAAATGATTCCAGCAGCAAAACCATTACCATTCTGGATTTCGTGGATTTAACGGAGATCGATCCGATTTATTTTCAAAAAACGTATTACCTCTCTCCCGATCAAGCGGGAGGAAACGCCTACCAGCTATTAATGACAGCCATGCGGGATACAGGAAAGATTGGCATCGCCAAGATATCCATTCGCTCCAAAAGTAGTTTGGCCGCCATTCGTGTGCTGGACGATTGCCTCTCCATGGAAACCATTTTCTATCCGGACGAGATTCGTCCCGTCTCTCAGGTTCCCAACCTGCCCGAGGTTCTGAACGTAAACGAGAAGGAATTGACGATGGCCAAATTGCTGATCGATCAGTTATCTACTCCGTTTGAACCTGGTAAATATACAGACGACTATCGCGCCAAACTGCTGGATCTGATCAATCACAAAGTAGCGGGTGAAGAAATCAAAATTGCCCCTGCCAAGCCGGAAGCGAATGTCATGGATCTCATGGCAGCACTGCAAGCAAGTATTGAAGCTGTGAAGCCCATTCCAACCGATCCCGGAACCACCACAGCCAAACCCAAGAAACGTGCTCCGAAGAAAACTTCGGTCCAAGCAGTGGCTGGAGGAGAAACAGAGTCCCCCGCTCCTGCCAAAAGAAAGAAGGCTGCGCCTAAACCCAAAGCGTAA
- a CDS encoding VOC family protein, producing MTSTYQIPATTHLGEVSLRISNLDRSIQFYTEVVGLKLLERSDKVATLTADGKQSLLRLEQLTDAVTMPVRSTSGLYHFAILLPDRKSLGLALRNLAESGIEIGQGDHLVSEAFYISDPDQNGIEIYADRARDTWKRDADNNYIMSSDPVDVDSLFALATNEPWQGLPAGTVIGHVHFHVRSLEESRRFYTGVLGFDIVGNFANMSALFVSAGGYHHHIGLNIWAGTGAPVNPANATGIDYFTIIYDGKEQLEQAVEQLRQSNASIEQQGMDWFTVDPQNIRIRLTSTN from the coding sequence ATGACTTCTACTTATCAAATCCCTGCTACCACCCATCTGGGTGAAGTAAGTTTACGAATCAGCAATTTGGATCGATCCATTCAATTTTATACCGAGGTGGTCGGACTGAAACTGCTTGAACGCAGTGACAAAGTCGCTACCTTGACAGCCGATGGAAAGCAGTCTCTTCTGCGCCTTGAACAGTTGACCGATGCAGTGACGATGCCTGTTCGCTCCACTTCAGGTCTGTATCACTTCGCCATCCTGCTGCCTGACCGCAAATCGCTGGGCCTTGCTCTTCGTAATCTGGCTGAATCCGGCATCGAAATTGGTCAAGGTGATCATCTGGTCAGTGAAGCATTCTACATTTCCGATCCAGATCAGAACGGTATCGAAATCTATGCAGACCGTGCCCGCGACACCTGGAAGCGAGATGCAGATAATAACTACATTATGTCAAGTGATCCTGTTGATGTAGACAGCCTGTTCGCTCTGGCCACAAACGAACCTTGGCAGGGTCTGCCTGCTGGAACGGTCATCGGCCATGTTCACTTCCATGTACGCAGTCTGGAAGAGTCGCGCCGTTTCTACACAGGAGTACTTGGATTCGATATCGTTGGTAACTTCGCCAACATGTCCGCCCTGTTTGTATCGGCAGGCGGTTATCACCATCACATCGGACTGAACATTTGGGCTGGTACAGGCGCACCTGTGAATCCGGCCAATGCGACAGGCATTGACTACTTCACCATCATTTATGACGGAAAAGAACAATTAGAACAAGCTGTAGAACAACTGCGTCAATCCAACGCATCTATTGAACAGCAAGGTATGGACTGGTTTACTGTAGACCCACAGAATATTCGTATTCGCTTGACCTCAACGAACTAA
- a CDS encoding GerAB/ArcD/ProY family transporter, whose amino-acid sequence MIEKGRLTVRQLGSLMFLCTIGEQIIVFPSMVTSYAHQDAWISALMGVAGGAGVLSIMLVVYKLQPRMNLIQHALYTLGPWIGAFISCFYLFYFLMGTSAFIREIGDFMTTQLLPESPLFIVSLLFVCTLAWGLFSGLEPIGRSAEVLLPLIVLFLLILTVCLFPHSHLDNIKPVLAEGFLNPFKGFVAVLTYPYCELCIFLMLFPYAKKEAHWEKDILLAAIIGGLMLTLTLTICLLVMGPFMTQHHWFAAFNLSLKINIGNFLQRIEAFMASVWIIAVFFKSILFFYSFVLGISHLFKLSSYRPLILPGAMLILSMSIVLAPNENFYLKVVIPYWIDWDLTCGIGIPLLLITVHKLKARLRKS is encoded by the coding sequence ATGATTGAAAAGGGGCGTTTAACTGTAAGACAACTGGGCTCACTGATGTTCTTATGCACGATTGGTGAACAGATTATCGTCTTCCCCTCAATGGTCACCTCATATGCGCATCAGGATGCATGGATATCTGCATTAATGGGCGTTGCCGGGGGAGCAGGGGTTCTGTCCATCATGCTCGTTGTATACAAATTGCAGCCCCGTATGAATCTGATCCAACATGCATTGTATACTCTAGGACCCTGGATCGGGGCGTTCATCAGCTGTTTTTATCTATTCTATTTTCTAATGGGTACTTCTGCATTCATAAGAGAAATTGGGGATTTCATGACGACCCAGCTCCTGCCTGAATCCCCTCTCTTCATTGTGAGTTTGCTTTTTGTTTGTACTCTTGCCTGGGGACTTTTCTCCGGTCTGGAACCCATAGGCAGAAGTGCCGAGGTACTTCTGCCCCTGATTGTGCTGTTTCTGCTCATTCTGACCGTCTGTCTATTCCCGCATTCACATCTGGACAACATCAAGCCCGTTCTTGCAGAAGGCTTTCTGAATCCCTTTAAAGGCTTTGTCGCTGTGCTTACCTATCCTTATTGTGAATTGTGCATCTTTCTTATGCTCTTTCCTTATGCTAAAAAGGAAGCGCATTGGGAAAAGGATATCCTTCTAGCAGCCATCATAGGGGGATTGATGCTTACCCTCACACTAACCATCTGTCTGCTGGTCATGGGTCCATTTATGACGCAACACCACTGGTTCGCAGCATTTAATCTGTCGCTGAAGATCAATATAGGCAACTTTTTACAGCGGATTGAGGCATTTATGGCTTCTGTCTGGATTATTGCCGTCTTTTTCAAGAGCATTCTGTTCTTCTATAGCTTTGTACTCGGAATCAGTCATCTCTTCAAATTGTCCAGCTATCGTCCACTCATTTTGCCTGGCGCTATGTTGATTCTGTCCATGTCCATTGTTCTAGCACCCAACGAAAATTTCTATCTCAAAGTCGTTATTCCATATTGGATTGATTGGGATTTGACTTGTGGTATCGGGATTCCTTTACTGCTTATTACGGTACATAAACTGAAAGCACGGCTGCGGAAGAGCTAA
- a CDS encoding H-type small acid-soluble spore protein, which produces MDVKRAKAIYDSKDTIAVTLEGDPVWIENVDEANGMATVQVGSRPGNTQTVRVDRLEE; this is translated from the coding sequence ATGGATGTGAAACGAGCAAAAGCCATTTATGATTCCAAAGATACGATTGCTGTTACATTGGAAGGAGATCCGGTCTGGATCGAAAATGTGGATGAAGCCAATGGCATGGCAACGGTGCAGGTTGGCAGCAGACCGGGGAATACCCAGACGGTACGTGTAGACCGTTTGGAAGAGTAA